In one window of Mercurialis annua linkage group LG4, ddMerAnnu1.2, whole genome shotgun sequence DNA:
- the LOC126679147 gene encoding vesicle-associated protein 2-1 — MTAGGGNQLISIHPDELKFIFELEKQSFCDLKVVNNTEHHVAFKVKTTSPKKYFVRPNTGVIQPWDSCAIRVTLQAQHEAPPDMQCKDKFLLQSTVVPTHTDVDELPPDTFTKDGGKTVEECKLRVLYVAPSAHGSSDDEAANSMQNSENNSGLQQLKEERDSAVKLTQQLQHELDMMKRRRYRKSDPGLSLTFAFVVGLIGIMAGFLTNLLLSSPSTK; from the exons ATGACAGCCGGCGGTGGCAATCAGTTGATCTCCATTCATCCTGACGAGCTCAAGTTCATTT TTGAGTTAGAAAAGCAGAGCTTTTGTGATCTTAAAGTTGTGAACAATACCGAGCATCATGTTGCTTTTAAG GTTAAAACCACTTCGCCTAAGAAGTACTTTGTGAGGCCCAACACTGGTGTTATACAGCCTTGGGACTCATGTGCCATCAGAG TTACTCTTCAAGCCCAACACGAAGCTCCTCCAGATATGCAATGTAAAGATAAGTTTCTTTTGCAGAGTACAGTAGTACCCACACATACTGATGTTGATGAGCTTCCACCAGATACT TTTACTAAGGATGGTGGAAAAACTGTAGAGGAGTGTAAGCTGAGAGTCTTATATGTTGCTCCATCAGCTCATGGAAGCTCAGACGACGAGGCTGCGAACTCCATGCAGAATTCTGAAAATAACTCT GGTTTACAGCAACTGAAGGAAGAAAGGGACTCAGCTGTTAAACTAACACAGCAACTGCAACACGAACTG GATATGATGAAGAGACGAAGATATCGGAAAAGCGATCCAGGCCTCTCCTTGACTTTTGCATTTGTTGTGGGGCTTATCGGAATTATGGCTGGCTTTCTTACGAACTTATTACTGTCGTCGCCATCGACAAAATGA
- the LOC126679112 gene encoding 50S ribosomal protein L19, chloroplastic has translation MGSKILPQALVAIPRNPNQCQPPPRKLGFSTSIHRCSSTSRVSISSRASFGSNLDSITSAFAKQRFIARAESEEAAAAVEVVEESEVEVEEDEVKVEETPKEPRKPIIKLGDIMGILNKRAVEASEKERPIPEIRTGDVVVIKLEVPENRRRQSIYKGIVISRQNAGIHTTIRIRRIIAGVGVEIVFPLYSPNVKEIRVVSHRKVRRARLYYLRDKLPRLSTFK, from the exons ATGGGCTCCAAAATCCTCCCGCAG GCACTAGTAGCGATTCCGAGAAACCCTAATCAATGCCAACCACCTCCAAGAAAGCTAGGGTTCTCTACTTCAATTCACCGCTGCAGTTCAACTTCTCGCGTTTCAATATCTTCTAGAGCTTCATTTGGTTCAAATCTTGATTCTATCACCTCCGCATTTGCAAAACAGAGGTTTATCGCGAGAGCGGAATCCGAAGAAGCTGCAGCTGCAGTAGAAGTTGTGGAGGAGAGTGAAGTAGAAGtagaagaagatgaagtgaaAGTTGAAGAGACACCTAAAGAGCCAAGAAAGCCAATTATTAAACTTGGTGATATAATGGGg ATATTGAATAAGAGAGCAGTTGAGGCATCAGAGAAGGAACGGCCTATTCCTGAAATTAGAACTGGAGATGTAGTGGTGATTAAATTG GAAGTTCCGGAGAATAGGCGTAGGCAGTCCATTTATAAGGGAATTGTAATTTCAAGGCAAAATGCTGGTATTCATACTACTATTAGAATTCGGAGGATAATTGCTGGTGTTGGGGTTGAAATTGTTTTCCCTCT GTATTCACCAAATGTAAAGGAAATAAGAGTAGTCAGCCACAGAAAGGTGAGGAGGGCGAGGTTGTACTATTTGAGAGACAAGCTTCCTAGGCTATCCACCTTCAAGTGA
- the LOC126679263 gene encoding putative glycerol-3-phosphate transporter 4, with protein sequence MAINLDLMRTPPPGIVLVRSIRGKDWSLNTYRYVILLVTFIAYTCYHASRKPTSIVKSVLDPAPHNSSPDGYPWPVGNVFVKENGFGFGKNKGWHPFNGPDGTSRLGEIDVAFLACYSLGMYVAGHLGDTLDLRLFLTSGMIGSGFFVVLFGMGYFWNVHVFWFYLLMQMLAGLFQATGWPSVVAVIGNWFGKRKRGLIMGIWNAHTSVGNISGSLLAASVLEYGWGWSFILPGGLIIVGGILVLLFLAPYPEDVGFPFAHGPTTPKADAVPSDMEAQEAKGSGEQEADDDIVRTGSTLRKSVGLFEACLIPGVIPFALCLFFSKLVAYTFLYWLPFYLSQTEIGGEYVSVKSAGNLSTLFDVGGIVGGILAGYISDKLRARAITAASFMYIAIPCLYLYRQYGSISQTMNIVLMMIAGLFVNGPYALITTAVSADLGTHSSLRGDSRALATVTAIIDGTGSMGAALGPLFTGFLSTIGWDAVFYMLMVCALIAGLLLSRQVAAEISEKTSKLMRSSSGRQSHEAPTTQPLLSDQR encoded by the exons ATGGCAATAAATTTAGATTTGATGAGGACACCGCCACCTGGAATTGTGCTTGTAAGAAGCATACGAGGTAAAGATTGGAGTTTAAATACATACAGATATGTAATCTTGCTCGTTACTTTTATTGCATATACTTGTTACCACGCTTCAAGAAAACCCACCAGTATAGTTAAAAGTGTTTTAGATCCTGCACCCCATAATTCATCACCTGATGGGTATCCATGGCCAGTTGGGAATGTGTTTGTTAAAGAGAATGGTTTTGGATTTGGGAAAAATAAAGGGTGGCATCCGTTTAATGGACCGGACGGTACGTCAAGATTGGGTGAGATTGATGTTGCTTTTCTTGCTTGCTATTCGTTGGGTATGTATGTTGCTGGGCATTTAGGTGATACGTTGGATTTAAGATTGTTTTTGACGTCTGGTATGATTGGTAGTGGATTCTTTGTTGTTTTGTTTGGGATGGGATACTTTTGGAATGTTCATGTGTTCTGGTTTTATTTGCTTATGCAAATGCTTGCTGGGTTGTTTCAAGCTACTGGCTGGCCGTCTGTTGTGGCTGTGATTGGTAATTGGTTTGGTAAAAGGAAAAGAGGGTTGATAATGGGGATTTGGAATGCACATACTTCGGTTGGTAATATTAGCGGGTCGCTTCTTGCTGCTAGTGTGTTGGAATATGGTTGGGGTTGGTCTTTTATACTTCCCGGTGGACTTATTATAGTAGGTGGGATCttagttttgttgtttttggCTCCTTATCCTGAGGATGTCGGATTCCCATTTGCTCACGGCCCGACAACACCGAAGGCAGATGCTGTGCCTAGTGATATGGAGGCTCAGGAAGCAAAAGGGAGTGGAGAACAAGAGGCGGATGACGATATAGTTCGAACTGGATCCACATTGAGGAAAAGTGTTGGGCTTTTTGAAGCTTGTTTGATTCCAGGAGTTATACCATTCGCATTATGCTTGTTTTTCTCCAAGCTTGTGGCCTATACATTTTTGTATTGGCTACCGTTTTATCTGAGCCAGACAG AAATTGGTGGAGAATATGTGTCGGTGAAATCTGCTGGAAATCTGTCTACTCTATTTgatgttgggggcattgttggTGGGATCCTTGCTGGTTACATTTCTGATAAGCTCCGAGCTCGAGCTATTACAGCAGCCAGTTTTATGTATATTGCAATTCCTTGCTTGTACTTATATCGGCAATATGGCAGTATCTCACAGACTATGAACATCGTACTCATGATGATTGCTGGCTTATTTGTAAATGGGCCTTATGCACTCATCACAACTGCAGTATCTGCTGACCTCGGCACTCACAGTTCCCTGAGAGGAGATTCTCGAGCCCTGGCCACTGTGACTGCTATTATTGACGGAACTGGCTCAATGGGTGCAGCTCTGGGTCCTCTTTTCACTGGATTCCTGTCAACAATTGGATGGGATGCAGTTTTTTATATGCTGATGGTTTGTGCTCTTATTGCTGGGCTTCTTTTATCACGTCAGGTTGCGGCTGAAATTTCCGAGAAAACTAGTAAACTGATGAGATCATCTAGTGGACGACAAAGTCATGAAG ctCCTACAACCCAACCGCTACTAAGTGATCAAAGGTGA
- the LOC126679539 gene encoding uncharacterized protein LOC126679539 isoform X1, with product MENSSSSRSSNNSIVMRNQRKPLENPFTFKVLQVFTGFGFGCGVGIGVGKPMNLGALPMVGQVMSATRGATDAFSGASRHVNDALRKIGAKRIETGIGCGVGFGYGFGVGLAVKPGVVQKLQLSLMEAMMKMMTKLGMTPNLLNGEGGLPMLTQSAMNTMGGPLVQSPLKSITQMTPQFPGQTSQGTHGLGNMSPNSSYGKSTLTSSVADTPFGSRTEKVLSSFLQSPILKEDDTNLNEVAGRLRSENNLLQMVLKHQKVIEGLMEENEKLREILVEDLKISPSKLQSSYSSRTKSACDDCFECRRRRRKSR from the exons ATGGAGAACAGTAGCAGCAGTAGAAGTAGCAATAATAGCATTGTAATGAGAAATCAAAGAAAGCCATTAGAGAATCCCTTTACTTTTAAAGTGCTTCAAGTATTTACTGGCTTTGGCTTTGGTTGTGGCGTTGGTATTGGTGTTGGAAAACCCATGAATTTAG GTGCGTTACCAATGGTAGGGCAAGTTATGAGTGCAACCAGAGGTGCAACTGACGCCTTTTCTGGTGCTAGCAGGCATGTAAACGATGCT TTGCGGAAGATAGGAGCTAAGAGAATTGAAACAGGCATTGGGTGTGGAGTTGGATTCGGATATGGCTTTGGAGTTG GTCTGGCTGTGAAACCTGGAGTGGTTCAGAAGCTTCAACTAAGCCTCATG GAAGcaatgatgaagatgatgacaAAACTTGGAATGACTCCCAATTTATTAAATGGTGAAGGTGGTCTTCCTATGCTCACGCAAAGTGCTATGAACACAATGGGTGGACCCTTGGTTCAAAGCCCACTAAAAAGTATTACACAAATGACACCACAGTTTCCTGGCCAAACATCTCAAGGCACTCATGGTCTTGGAAATATGAGTCCAAACTCAAGCTATGGAAAGTCTACATTAACAAGCAGTGTAGCTGACACACCATTTGGCAGTCGCACAGAAAAGGTCCTCAGCAGTTTCTTACAGAGTCCGATTCTGAAAGAAGACGACACCAACCTAAATGAAGTG GCTGGGCGCCTGCGGTCAGAAAACAACCTACTTCAAATG GTGTTGAAACACCAGAAAGTCATCGAAGGGCTTATGGAGGAGAATGAGAAGCTTCGCGAAATACTGGTGGAAGACCTAAAAATATCACCCAGCAAGCTCCAATCTAGTTACTCATCCAGAACTAAGTCTGCATGCGATGATTGTTTTGAGTGCCGAAGAAGACGGAGAAAAAGCAGATGA
- the LOC126679539 gene encoding uncharacterized protein LOC126679539 isoform X2: MNFGEFFKPKNGALPMVGQVMSATRGATDAFSGASRHVNDALRKIGAKRIETGIGCGVGFGYGFGVGLAVKPGVVQKLQLSLMEAMMKMMTKLGMTPNLLNGEGGLPMLTQSAMNTMGGPLVQSPLKSITQMTPQFPGQTSQGTHGLGNMSPNSSYGKSTLTSSVADTPFGSRTEKVLSSFLQSPILKEDDTNLNEVAGRLRSENNLLQMVLKHQKVIEGLMEENEKLREILVEDLKISPSKLQSSYSSRTKSACDDCFECRRRRRKSR, from the exons ATGAATTTTGGGGAATTCTTCAAACCCAAGAATG GTGCGTTACCAATGGTAGGGCAAGTTATGAGTGCAACCAGAGGTGCAACTGACGCCTTTTCTGGTGCTAGCAGGCATGTAAACGATGCT TTGCGGAAGATAGGAGCTAAGAGAATTGAAACAGGCATTGGGTGTGGAGTTGGATTCGGATATGGCTTTGGAGTTG GTCTGGCTGTGAAACCTGGAGTGGTTCAGAAGCTTCAACTAAGCCTCATG GAAGcaatgatgaagatgatgacaAAACTTGGAATGACTCCCAATTTATTAAATGGTGAAGGTGGTCTTCCTATGCTCACGCAAAGTGCTATGAACACAATGGGTGGACCCTTGGTTCAAAGCCCACTAAAAAGTATTACACAAATGACACCACAGTTTCCTGGCCAAACATCTCAAGGCACTCATGGTCTTGGAAATATGAGTCCAAACTCAAGCTATGGAAAGTCTACATTAACAAGCAGTGTAGCTGACACACCATTTGGCAGTCGCACAGAAAAGGTCCTCAGCAGTTTCTTACAGAGTCCGATTCTGAAAGAAGACGACACCAACCTAAATGAAGTG GCTGGGCGCCTGCGGTCAGAAAACAACCTACTTCAAATG GTGTTGAAACACCAGAAAGTCATCGAAGGGCTTATGGAGGAGAATGAGAAGCTTCGCGAAATACTGGTGGAAGACCTAAAAATATCACCCAGCAAGCTCCAATCTAGTTACTCATCCAGAACTAAGTCTGCATGCGATGATTGTTTTGAGTGCCGAAGAAGACGGAGAAAAAGCAGATGA
- the LOC126676501 gene encoding protein ECERIFERUM 2-like, with translation MAMSHITASNVPKIQVEGIQTVPPFTVTDPRQVRRVLAVKEPIRSAIFTGCFNIVLCYNKATEKDSGWVVAGWIKESLARALKEQPLLAGRLRRGEDGHGELEIVSNDSGVRLIEATISMSLKEFLVLEGRDKAETEAEFVFWKNIDEQNPQFSPLFYVQVTNFQCGGYSIGISCSILLADIVIMDKFLQTWAKFQNKMLSKNEGSNLPVFYLPHLKPLNLSLNGTFSSTPIDNFGQTMIFKISKENMILEEESSKKLALLCIEEAEQNFSAKMSLDELILLVKESTNVIKVENCKKNETVNCNLERQFISSCANLKEYAKMSELAFREGNEAISVSCWIGSVSDGFVMGIPSHGEATSEFNIIVTFPCEK, from the exons ATGGCAATGTCACACATCACCGCTAGTAATGTCCCAAAAATCCAAGTTGAAGGTATCCAGACGGTGCCGCCCTTTACGGTGACTGATCCGAGACAAGTTCGCCGTGTCTTGGCGGTGAAAGAGCCAATCCGGTCAGCTATTTTTACGGGCTGTTTTAACATAGTCCTTTGCTATAATAAGGCTACGGAGAAGGATTCGGGTTGGGTTGTAGCTGGATGGATCAAGGAATCACTCGCACGAGCGTTGAAGGAACAGCCGCTTCTCGCCGGACGGTTGAGAAGAGGCGAAGATGGCCACGGAGAGCTTGAGATTGTGTCGAATGATAGTGGAGTCAGGCTTATTGAAGCTACGATTAGTATGAGTTTGAAAGAGTTTCTTGTTTTGGAAGGAAGAGATAAAGCTGAAACTGAAGCTGAATTTGTGTTTTGGAAGAATATTGATGAACAAAATCCTCAATTCTCTCCCTTGTTCTATGTTCAG GTAACAAATTTTCAATGTGGTGGATACTCAATCGGGATAAGCTGCAGCATTCTGTTGGCAGATATTGTAATCATGGACAAATTTCTTCAAACATGGgccaaatttcaaaataaaatgctCTCcaaaaatgaaggatcaaacTTGCCTGTATTTTATCTCCCTCATCTTAAACCCCTCAATCTTTCCCTTAATGGCACATTCAGCTCAACCCCAATTGATAATTTTGGCCAAACAATGATTTTCAAGATCAGCAAAGAAAATATGATTTTGGAGGAAGAATCATCCAAAAAACTTGCATTGCTCTGCATTGAGGAGGCAGAGCAAAATTTTAGTGCTAAAATGTCACTAGATGAACTCATTTTACTTGTAAAAGAATCCACTAATGTAATCAAAGTGGAAAATTGCAAGAAAAATGAGACTGTCAATTGCAATTTGGAGAGGCAATTTATAAGTAGTTGTGCAAATTTGAAAGAGTATGCAAAGATGAGTGAGTTGGCTTTTAGAGAAGGCAATGAAGCTATTAGTGTTTCATGTTGGATTGGAAGTGTTAGTGATGGATTTGTGATGGGAATTCCATCCCATGGAGAGGCTACTTCTGAATTCAACATTATTGTCACATTTCCTTGTGAAAAATAG